In Aureibaculum algae, the following are encoded in one genomic region:
- a CDS encoding WG repeat-containing protein, whose amino-acid sequence MKRILVVTALFSGIIGFSQEEEVVEIMEVEETVIESTESGNVNQYYQNNSTDIVTGEIDKTLLIFKGKNSSLYGLKDKSGKVLVKPIFNSINSYGSTKDRIRASLSYGKEGIIDPKGNIIIPFEYSSFYYNNTHNIYTTNKDGKSYLFDYYGNKLLKESYDEISIEDNYFKVKENGFYGILSADGEELLPIKYDQINYYQQENWFLITKNGVDNIIYSNGKNVFGNKFTSVSKLDYYFKFILVEKNGKFGIVDKTGNDITPISFDAVDKNYNGNFFIIKQNGKWGLYNIVFKKFLIEPSYDNVKMLSNNYYLLQSQNKKTLVDILHNKKVDFTPYDEVNNYISKNIAVVKVDGLRGAVNIDSGKLIIPTKYNYLDVNSNYIKASLPDNRLSDIYNYDGDPIYTDVSFIKSLNNNYNYSKITSKGKMGLMYKGKEIIPTEYDQIKDFDKSVFVLVKKDNKSALVSIVDGSFLIPLSADPIMVDAEKNIVSYKKKNYSIRLNKLVEIK is encoded by the coding sequence ATGAAAAGAATACTAGTTGTTACAGCCTTATTTAGTGGCATCATTGGTTTCTCTCAAGAGGAGGAGGTAGTTGAAATTATGGAAGTGGAAGAAACTGTTATTGAAAGTACAGAATCTGGAAATGTAAACCAATACTATCAAAATAACTCAACTGACATTGTAACTGGAGAAATAGATAAAACACTTTTAATTTTTAAAGGTAAAAATTCTTCGCTTTATGGTTTAAAAGATAAATCAGGTAAGGTTTTAGTGAAACCTATTTTTAATTCAATTAATTCTTATGGTTCAACTAAAGACAGAATAAGGGCTTCTTTAAGTTATGGTAAAGAAGGAATAATTGATCCTAAAGGAAACATTATAATTCCTTTTGAATACTCTAGTTTTTATTATAATAATACCCATAATATTTATACAACAAATAAAGACGGTAAGTCTTACTTATTTGACTATTATGGAAATAAATTATTAAAAGAATCATACGACGAAATTAGTATTGAAGACAACTATTTTAAAGTTAAAGAAAATGGTTTCTATGGTATCCTTAGTGCTGATGGTGAAGAACTCTTACCTATTAAGTATGATCAAATAAACTATTATCAACAAGAAAATTGGTTTTTAATTACCAAAAATGGAGTAGATAATATTATTTATAGTAATGGTAAAAACGTTTTTGGAAATAAATTCACTTCTGTTTCCAAATTAGATTATTATTTTAAATTTATTCTTGTTGAAAAAAATGGAAAATTCGGTATTGTAGATAAAACCGGGAACGATATTACGCCTATTTCTTTTGATGCTGTTGACAAAAATTATAATGGTAATTTTTTTATTATCAAACAAAATGGGAAATGGGGTTTGTATAATATTGTTTTTAAAAAGTTTCTAATTGAACCTAGTTATGACAATGTAAAAATGCTATCCAATAATTATTATTTATTACAATCACAAAATAAAAAAACACTAGTTGATATTCTACACAATAAAAAAGTTGACTTTACACCCTATGACGAAGTAAATAACTATATTTCTAAAAATATAGCGGTAGTTAAAGTTGATGGGTTACGAGGTGCGGTAAATATTGATTCTGGAAAATTAATCATCCCAACAAAATATAATTATCTAGATGTTAATTCTAACTATATAAAAGCAAGTTTACCTGATAATAGATTATCTGATATTTATAATTATGACGGAGATCCAATTTATACAGATGTTAGTTTTATTAAAAGTTTAAATAATAATTACAACTATAGTAAAATAACATCAAAAGGAAAAATGGGACTGATGTATAAGGGTAAAGAAATAATCCCAACAGAATATGATCAAATAAAAGATTTTGATAAATCCGTATTTGTTTTGGTTAAAAAAGACAATAAAAGTGCCCTTGTTAGTATAGTTGATGGTAGTTTTTTAATACCTTTAAGTGCAGATCCAATAATGGTTGATGCTGAAAAGAATATCGTTTCATATAAAAAGAAAAATTATAGTATTAGATTAAATAAACTTGTTGAAATAAAATAA
- the asnS gene encoding asparagine--tRNA ligase has protein sequence MQMSVAELLQSENFLHDVTIKGWVRTFRANRFIALNDGSTINNIQCVVDFENTDENILKRINTGAAVSLSGTLVESQGKGQRVEIEVKNIEILGDSNPEEYPIQPKKHSFEFLRENAHLRVRTNTFSAVMRVRSALSFAVHKYFTENGFYNFHAPIITGSDAEGAGEMFRVTSMDPKNPATDENGEIDYSQDFFGKETNLTVSGQLEAETYAMALSKVYTFGPTFRAENSNTTRHLAEFWMIEPEVAFNDLDSNMDLAEDFIKSVIKYILEHCKDDLVFLDERFTKEEQSKPQLERSDMSLLEKLNFVVENNFKRVTYTEAIDILRNCKPNKKKKFQYIINEWGADLQSEHERFLVEKHFKCPVILFDYPANIKAFYMRLNDDGKTVRAMDVLFPGIGEIVGGSQREERLDVLKEKIKALDIDEKELWWYLDLRKFGTAVHSGFGLGFERLVQFSTGMGNIRDVIPFPRTPQNAEF, from the coding sequence ATGCAAATGAGTGTTGCTGAATTATTACAATCAGAGAATTTTTTACATGATGTAACTATAAAAGGATGGGTTCGTACGTTTAGAGCGAACCGGTTTATCGCCTTAAATGATGGTTCTACTATAAATAATATACAATGTGTTGTTGACTTTGAAAATACAGACGAGAATATTCTAAAAAGAATAAATACGGGGGCGGCAGTTAGCCTTTCTGGAACTCTAGTTGAAAGTCAAGGTAAAGGGCAACGTGTTGAAATAGAAGTTAAAAATATTGAAATTTTAGGTGATTCTAATCCTGAAGAATACCCAATTCAACCTAAAAAACACAGCTTTGAATTTTTACGTGAAAACGCTCATTTAAGAGTTAGAACAAATACTTTTAGTGCAGTAATGCGTGTACGGTCTGCTCTTTCTTTTGCTGTACATAAATACTTTACTGAAAACGGCTTTTATAATTTTCATGCTCCAATTATTACGGGTTCTGATGCTGAAGGTGCTGGTGAAATGTTCAGAGTAACCTCGATGGATCCTAAAAATCCGGCAACAGATGAAAATGGAGAAATTGATTATTCACAAGACTTTTTCGGTAAAGAAACTAATTTGACCGTTTCTGGTCAACTAGAAGCTGAAACATATGCTATGGCATTAAGTAAAGTGTATACTTTCGGCCCTACTTTTAGAGCAGAGAATTCTAATACCACTAGGCACTTAGCCGAATTCTGGATGATTGAACCAGAAGTGGCATTTAATGATTTAGATTCTAATATGGATTTAGCTGAAGACTTTATTAAAAGTGTAATCAAATATATTTTAGAGCACTGCAAAGATGATTTAGTCTTTTTAGACGAACGCTTTACAAAAGAAGAACAATCTAAGCCACAGCTAGAACGCAGTGATATGTCTCTATTAGAAAAACTGAATTTTGTTGTTGAAAACAACTTTAAACGTGTGACTTATACTGAGGCTATAGATATTTTAAGAAACTGTAAACCCAACAAAAAGAAAAAATTTCAATATATTATTAATGAATGGGGTGCTGACTTACAAAGTGAGCATGAACGTTTTTTAGTTGAAAAACACTTTAAATGTCCCGTAATTCTTTTTGATTATCCAGCAAATATTAAGGCATTTTATATGCGTTTAAATGATGATGGTAAAACAGTAAGAGCTATGGATGTACTTTTCCCTGGAATTGGCGAAATAGTTGGTGGGTCGCAAAGGGAAGAACGTTTAGATGTATTAAAAGAAAAAATAAAAGCTTTAGACATTGATGAAAAAGAGCTTTGGTGGTATTTAGATTTGCGTAAATTTGGAACCGCGGTACATTCTGGATTTGGACTAGGTTTTGAACGTTTGGTACAATTTTCAACTGGTATGGGTAATATAAGAGATGTTATTCCGTTTCCTAGAACACCACAAAATGCTGAATTTTAA
- the rfbA gene encoding glucose-1-phosphate thymidylyltransferase RfbA, which yields MKGIILAGGSGTRLHPLTLAISKQLMPIYDKPMIYYPLSTLMLAGIKDVLIISTPHDLPLFERLLGDGKQLGCNFQYKVQEIPNGLAQAFVIGEEFIGDDSVALVLGDNIFYGTGFHQALIEATENTGGTVFAYHVNDPNRYGVVEFDGDNKAISIEEKPEHPKSNYAVPGIYFYDNTVVDIAKNLEPSARGEYEITDVNKVYLQQGNLNVSILNRGTAWLDTGTFQSLMQAQQFVQVIEERQGLKIGCIEEVAYKKRFISADQLIKIAKPLVKSGYGDYLMNIVKHKQHG from the coding sequence ATGAAAGGAATTATTTTAGCTGGAGGAAGCGGTACAAGGTTACACCCCTTAACATTGGCCATTAGTAAGCAATTAATGCCCATTTATGACAAACCAATGATTTACTACCCCCTTTCAACATTAATGTTAGCTGGTATAAAAGATGTATTAATTATTTCTACTCCACATGACTTACCCTTATTCGAAAGACTATTGGGTGACGGTAAGCAATTGGGTTGTAATTTTCAATATAAAGTACAAGAAATACCTAATGGATTAGCACAAGCATTTGTAATTGGTGAAGAATTCATAGGAGACGATAGTGTTGCTTTAGTTTTAGGTGATAATATTTTTTATGGAACGGGATTTCACCAAGCATTAATTGAAGCCACTGAAAACACGGGAGGAACTGTATTTGCATACCACGTCAATGATCCAAATCGCTATGGTGTTGTTGAATTTGATGGTGATAATAAAGCCATTTCAATTGAAGAAAAACCAGAACATCCAAAATCTAATTATGCAGTGCCTGGAATTTATTTCTATGACAACACTGTTGTGGATATTGCTAAAAATCTAGAACCTTCTGCTCGAGGTGAATACGAAATAACTGATGTAAATAAAGTGTATTTGCAACAAGGTAATTTAAATGTAAGTATTCTTAATAGAGGTACCGCTTGGTTAGATACTGGTACGTTTCAATCATTAATGCAAGCTCAACAATTTGTTCAAGTTATTGAAGAACGACAAGGTTTAAAGATAGGATGTATAGAAGAAGTTGCTTACAAAAAAAGATTTATCTCTGCAGATCAGCTTATTAAAATTGCCAAACCCTTAGTTAAAAGTGGTTATGGTGATTACTTAATGAATATTGTAAAACACAAACAACACGGATAA
- a CDS encoding efflux RND transporter permease subunit, with translation MNFWTYIARIIIKGRIPILIILAFITYLLATQMKYMRFSHSEANLLPKNHEVNLEYNKFLKIFGEEGNLIILATQDSTIYTAKKFNNWNKLSKQLDTLPQIDFTVSIGDIKKLYKDTENERFDFTPIYNHPPKTDKEVDSIKTDLFENLPFYDNFLFNKKTGTIRTIIYIKKDIVNTIERKKFILEVLNPTIAKFEKDNNIDVKISGMPYIRTMNSKSITDEIGIFVVLALLVTSIIFFFFFRSHRATLITMIVVSVGVIWAFGFIGLFGYEITVLTALIPPLIIVIGVPNCIFLINKYQQEIKEHGNQAKSLQRVISKVGNATLMTNVTTASGFATFIFTKSQLLNEFGIIASVNILAIFILSLLIIPIIYSFLHKPQDKHLRHLEKRWIDTIVSWMERTVRHKRIAVYISTVVVIVFSIIGVYMIKVSGSLIEDMPKGKDFFKDIVFFENEFGGIMPLEIIIDTKRKKGVMKLSTLKRMDKLVEIIDEIPELSPTVSVLNIVKYSKQAYYNGNPKYYQLPTSQEQNFILSYTKNSDTNSDLLSNFVDSTGQYARITTFMKDIGTDKMERIEERLQARIDKVLPAENYNVTLTGKSLVFLKGTNYLIKNLVISLSLAIFLISLFMAWMFRSFKMILISLLPNILPLLVTAGLMGYLGVPIKPSTILVFSIAFGISVDDTIHFLAKYRQELQVNNWRVKISVYNALRETGVSMFYTSIVLFFGFLVFTVSSFGGTIALGGLVSVTLLFAMVSNLLLLPSLLLSLERKIANKKVLKKPPIQILTETEAELKEETED, from the coding sequence ATGAATTTTTGGACATACATTGCACGTATAATTATTAAAGGAAGGATTCCTATATTAATAATTCTAGCCTTTATTACTTATTTATTAGCAACACAAATGAAATACATGCGTTTTTCGCATAGTGAAGCTAATTTACTACCTAAAAACCATGAAGTAAATCTAGAATACAATAAGTTTTTAAAAATCTTTGGTGAGGAAGGAAACTTAATAATACTTGCCACACAAGATTCCACAATATATACTGCTAAAAAATTTAATAATTGGAATAAACTGTCCAAACAATTAGACACTTTACCACAAATAGATTTTACGGTTTCAATTGGAGACATTAAAAAACTATATAAGGATACCGAAAATGAAAGGTTTGATTTTACTCCAATTTATAATCACCCACCGAAAACGGACAAAGAAGTTGATTCCATAAAAACAGACCTATTTGAAAATCTTCCTTTTTATGATAATTTCCTATTTAATAAAAAAACAGGTACGATAAGAACCATTATCTATATTAAAAAGGACATTGTAAATACAATTGAACGTAAAAAATTCATCCTTGAGGTTTTAAATCCTACAATCGCAAAGTTTGAAAAAGATAATAATATTGATGTGAAAATTTCTGGTATGCCCTATATCAGAACCATGAATTCTAAGAGTATAACCGACGAGATTGGTATTTTTGTAGTACTCGCCTTATTGGTAACTTCAATTATTTTCTTTTTCTTTTTTAGATCACATAGAGCTACTTTAATTACCATGATAGTAGTAAGTGTTGGTGTGATTTGGGCTTTTGGCTTTATTGGCTTATTTGGCTATGAAATCACAGTATTAACAGCACTAATTCCACCATTAATAATTGTAATTGGTGTACCCAACTGTATATTTCTTATAAATAAATATCAGCAAGAAATCAAAGAGCACGGAAATCAAGCAAAATCACTGCAGCGTGTAATTTCTAAAGTGGGTAATGCTACCTTAATGACTAATGTTACTACAGCATCAGGATTTGCTACGTTTATTTTTACAAAAAGTCAATTATTAAACGAATTTGGTATCATTGCATCAGTTAACATCCTTGCTATATTTATATTATCACTATTAATAATTCCAATTATTTATAGTTTTTTACATAAACCACAGGACAAACATTTAAGACACCTTGAAAAACGCTGGATTGATACAATTGTAAGTTGGATGGAACGTACTGTGCGTCATAAACGTATTGCGGTTTACATCTCTACAGTGGTTGTTATTGTTTTTAGTATTATCGGTGTTTACATGATAAAAGTTTCTGGTAGTTTAATAGAAGACATGCCTAAAGGAAAAGATTTCTTCAAGGATATTGTCTTTTTCGAAAACGAATTTGGGGGAATAATGCCTTTAGAAATAATTATTGATACCAAACGCAAAAAAGGTGTAATGAAACTGTCTACGTTAAAAAGGATGGACAAGCTCGTTGAAATTATTGATGAAATTCCCGAACTTTCACCTACTGTTTCTGTATTAAATATAGTAAAGTACTCTAAGCAAGCTTATTATAATGGCAATCCTAAGTACTATCAATTACCTACATCGCAAGAACAAAATTTTATATTATCCTACACTAAAAATTCGGATACTAATTCAGATTTACTAAGTAATTTTGTCGATTCAACGGGTCAATATGCTCGTATTACTACCTTCATGAAGGATATTGGAACCGATAAAATGGAGCGTATAGAGGAACGATTGCAGGCTAGAATTGATAAAGTTTTACCCGCGGAAAACTATAACGTAACCCTAACCGGTAAATCATTAGTGTTTTTAAAAGGAACTAATTATTTGATTAAAAATTTAGTGATTTCGTTGTCTCTTGCTATTTTTCTAATTTCCTTGTTTATGGCTTGGATGTTTAGATCATTCAAAATGATATTGATTTCATTATTACCAAATATTTTGCCTCTCTTAGTTACAGCTGGGCTTATGGGCTATTTAGGTGTGCCTATAAAACCATCAACCATTTTGGTATTTAGTATTGCTTTTGGTATTTCGGTTGATGACACCATTCACTTTTTAGCCAAATACAGGCAAGAATTGCAAGTCAACAACTGGAGGGTTAAAATTTCTGTATATAATGCCTTAAGAGAAACAGGTGTAAGTATGTTCTATACTTCCATTGTATTATTTTTTGGATTTTTAGTCTTTACCGTTTCTAGTTTTGGAGGCACAATAGCGTTAGGAGGGTTGGTTTCTGTTACTCTTTTATTTGCAATGGTATCCAATTTATTACTACTTCCATCGTTATTATTATCCCTGGAGAGAAAAATAGCTAATAAAAAGGTATTAAAAAAACCGCCAATTCAAATATTAACTGAAACGGAAGCTGAACTAAAGGAAGAAACTGAAGATTAA
- a CDS encoding DUF5686 and carboxypeptidase-like regulatory domain-containing protein → MGQNNISGIIKDSKSKTPLPFATVITNTGIGTITDTEGRFNISSKNDFSALTITYVGYNKQNVIVPKKNNFITILLEASSENLSEVLLIAKENPALAIIRNTIKNRDKNNISKALQTYKYKLYNKLLVTANPDSISGTIDSVFVKKNDSLVFVALDSANYNFKKQINRHHLYITEKVAEHTFQRGKNKKETILATRMAGFKNPIYEFLALDIESFSFYDEVYTLLGNNYINPLAKNALKKYNYKILDTIYNKQGGASYMIHYKPKQKKDVVGLEGVLYIHENSFALEKGIAELKGIVAVQAVQTFTYKNEENIWFPDETTISIRKGKNKEDVSIFGEVIKFSENQTHNDSIVNPRGKDITDATYLISKSNIYDITINEPIRVINSASSIEIDDYAADRNEDFWNTYRTDSITSRGLETYNVLDSLSESEGAEKKLNIARKVLKGFYPTKYFDFDLSKMINFNNYEGFRFGLGGITNSTFSKIFKLETNAAYGFKDKTIKYHVGAAIRLSKINNSWIGAGYTDDLQEAAKLDFLFEETSFALINPRNLNIGQFFNYKTFNINFKHDILPNLETKLEMSRGSYYPKFNYQFITNNLVYSEYNLTTATAALKWTPFSRYLNTPEGKFTIKNGFPKITVQFAKTFNNFLGGNLEFNQLKLKYEHDIKFLNKSSTSFLIQGGYTFGDAPLTHLYNATPNYSFANPWRKRINFSGTNAFETMAFNEFISDRYVSFQGRYNFSRFEIAKKFRPSLSLISRFAIGSIKSASEHYGVSFKKMNKGYMESGIVLNHLFKGFGVSSFYRHGQYSNAKFSDNLAVKLTYVLSLGF, encoded by the coding sequence ATGGGACAAAATAATATTTCTGGTATTATCAAGGATAGTAAATCCAAAACACCTCTTCCATTTGCAACCGTAATTACCAACACTGGTATTGGTACCATTACGGATACAGAAGGCCGGTTTAACATCTCATCAAAAAACGATTTTTCTGCTCTTACAATTACCTATGTAGGTTACAACAAACAGAATGTTATCGTACCAAAAAAAAATAATTTTATAACAATACTGTTAGAGGCTAGTTCCGAGAACCTAAGCGAAGTATTACTTATTGCAAAAGAGAATCCTGCTTTAGCAATTATTAGAAATACCATAAAGAATAGAGATAAAAATAATATATCAAAAGCCTTACAAACCTATAAGTACAAGCTTTACAATAAATTACTCGTTACTGCTAATCCCGATTCAATCAGTGGAACTATTGATTCCGTTTTTGTTAAAAAAAATGACAGCCTAGTTTTTGTTGCACTAGATTCTGCCAATTACAACTTTAAAAAACAAATCAACAGACATCATCTATACATAACTGAAAAAGTTGCCGAACACACTTTTCAAAGGGGTAAAAACAAAAAAGAAACTATTTTAGCCACACGGATGGCTGGGTTTAAAAACCCTATTTACGAATTTTTAGCATTAGATATTGAGAGCTTCTCGTTCTATGATGAAGTCTACACGCTGTTAGGCAATAATTACATAAACCCATTGGCTAAAAATGCCTTAAAAAAATACAATTATAAAATACTTGACACCATATATAATAAACAAGGAGGGGCCTCTTATATGATTCATTACAAACCTAAACAAAAAAAGGATGTTGTTGGTTTAGAAGGTGTCTTGTACATTCACGAAAACAGTTTTGCTCTCGAAAAAGGAATTGCTGAATTAAAAGGAATAGTAGCGGTACAAGCCGTTCAGACTTTCACATACAAAAATGAAGAAAACATCTGGTTTCCTGACGAAACAACTATCAGTATACGAAAAGGTAAGAATAAAGAAGATGTCTCTATATTTGGCGAAGTAATTAAATTCTCCGAAAATCAAACACATAACGACTCAATCGTAAATCCAAGGGGAAAAGATATTACCGATGCCACATATTTAATATCAAAAAGTAACATATACGACATAACTATAAATGAACCTATACGGGTAATTAACTCCGCTTCCTCAATAGAAATTGATGATTATGCCGCAGACAGAAATGAAGACTTTTGGAATACATACAGAACTGATTCTATAACCTCTCGTGGATTGGAGACTTATAATGTTTTAGACAGTCTATCAGAGTCAGAAGGTGCTGAAAAAAAATTAAACATTGCCAGAAAAGTATTAAAAGGCTTTTACCCTACAAAATATTTTGATTTTGATTTGAGTAAAATGATTAATTTTAATAATTATGAAGGCTTTAGATTTGGTTTGGGCGGTATTACAAACTCCACATTCTCAAAGATATTTAAACTTGAAACTAATGCCGCTTACGGATTTAAGGATAAAACAATAAAGTATCATGTTGGGGCAGCAATAAGACTCAGTAAGATAAATAATAGCTGGATTGGTGCTGGCTATACAGATGACTTACAAGAAGCGGCTAAACTAGACTTCCTATTTGAGGAAACATCATTTGCATTAATCAATCCTAGAAATTTAAATATAGGTCAGTTTTTTAATTATAAAACTTTTAACATCAATTTTAAACATGATATTTTACCAAATTTAGAAACAAAACTAGAAATGAGTCGTGGTAGCTATTATCCAAAGTTTAACTATCAATTTATTACAAATAATTTAGTCTATTCTGAATATAATTTAACAACAGCAACTGCTGCCCTGAAATGGACTCCGTTTAGCAGATATTTAAATACACCAGAAGGAAAATTCACTATTAAAAATGGTTTTCCAAAAATTACAGTTCAGTTTGCAAAAACTTTTAATAATTTTTTAGGTGGCAATTTAGAGTTTAACCAACTAAAATTAAAATATGAACACGATATAAAGTTCTTAAACAAGAGCTCTACAAGTTTTTTAATACAAGGAGGGTATACTTTTGGAGATGCTCCCTTAACGCACTTATATAATGCCACACCTAATTATTCTTTTGCAAACCCTTGGCGTAAACGTATTAATTTTTCAGGCACAAATGCATTCGAAACTATGGCATTTAACGAATTTATTTCAGACAGATATGTTTCTTTTCAAGGCCGATATAATTTTTCCAGATTTGAAATAGCTAAAAAATTCAGACCAAGTTTAAGTTTAATATCTAGATTTGCTATCGGATCAATAAAAAGTGCAAGTGAACATTATGGTGTATCCTTTAAAAAAATGAATAAAGGTTATATGGAATCAGGTATCGTTTTAAACCATTTATTTAAAGGTTTTGGAGTGAGTTCCTTTTACCGACATGGCCAATATAGCAATGCTAAATTCTCAGATAATTTAGCTGTAAAACTAACTTATGTGCTTAGTCTAGGATTTTAG
- the frr gene encoding ribosome recycling factor, with amino-acid sequence MNEELQFIIDTAKEQMDNAVEHLIKELANIRAGKASPAMLRGVMVDYYGTKTPLSQVANVNTPDARTLSVQPWEKNMLQEIERGIMFANLGLNPMNNGDYIIINVPALTEERRKNLAKQAKSETENDKISIRNARRDANHDIKKLDISEDLQKIGEEEIQVLTNKYIKTIDDLFDIKEKEIMTI; translated from the coding sequence ATGAACGAAGAATTACAATTTATAATAGATACTGCTAAAGAACAAATGGATAATGCAGTAGAACATTTGATTAAAGAACTGGCAAATATAAGGGCTGGTAAAGCATCTCCTGCCATGTTAAGAGGTGTAATGGTTGACTATTATGGTACCAAGACTCCATTAAGTCAAGTGGCCAATGTTAATACACCTGACGCAAGAACATTAAGTGTTCAACCTTGGGAAAAAAATATGTTGCAAGAAATTGAAAGAGGTATAATGTTTGCCAATTTAGGACTTAATCCTATGAATAATGGTGATTATATAATCATTAATGTTCCGGCTTTAACAGAAGAACGTCGTAAAAATCTTGCAAAACAAGCTAAATCTGAAACTGAAAATGATAAAATTAGCATAAGAAATGCCAGAAGAGATGCTAATCACGATATAAAAAAGTTGGATATTTCCGAAGATTTGCAAAAAATTGGTGAAGAGGAAATTCAAGTACTTACAAATAAATATATCAAAACTATTGATGATTTATTTGATATAAAAGAGAAAGAAATTATGACAATATAA
- the pyrH gene encoding UMP kinase, which yields MQYKRILLKLSGEALMGDQNYGIDQTRLKQYALEIKKVVESGVEVAIVIGGGNIFRGLSTEGSKMDRVQADYMGMLATVINGLALQSALEDAEVQTRLLTAIKMEQIAEPYIKRRAVRHLEKGRVVIFGSGTGNPFFTTDTAAVLRAIEIDSDVILKGTRVDGIYTSDPEKNINAVKFENITFKDVMNKGLKVMDMTAFTLSEENKLPIIIFDMNKEGNLMKLLSGENIGTKVDIEI from the coding sequence ATGCAATACAAAAGAATTCTATTAAAACTAAGTGGAGAAGCCCTAATGGGTGATCAAAATTACGGCATAGACCAAACACGTTTAAAACAATATGCTTTAGAAATTAAAAAAGTAGTTGAAAGCGGTGTTGAAGTAGCCATAGTTATAGGTGGGGGAAATATTTTCAGAGGTCTCTCGACAGAAGGCAGCAAGATGGATAGAGTTCAAGCAGACTATATGGGTATGTTAGCTACAGTAATCAACGGTTTAGCTTTACAAAGTGCTCTTGAAGATGCTGAAGTGCAAACACGATTACTTACGGCCATAAAAATGGAGCAAATTGCAGAGCCTTATATTAAAAGAAGAGCTGTAAGACATTTAGAAAAAGGCAGAGTAGTAATTTTTGGTAGCGGAACCGGTAACCCGTTTTTTACTACCGATACAGCTGCTGTATTAAGAGCTATAGAAATTGATTCTGATGTAATCTTAAAAGGGACACGAGTAGATGGGATTTATACCTCTGATCCTGAAAAGAACATTAATGCAGTTAAGTTTGAAAATATTACATTTAAAGACGTGATGAATAAAGGCTTAAAAGTTATGGACATGACAGCCTTTACATTAAGTGAAGAAAACAAATTACCTATTATTATATTTGACATGAATAAAGAAGGTAATTTGATGAAATTACTCTCCGGAGAAAATATTGGAACAAAAGTTGATATAGAAATTTAG